One segment of Erigeron canadensis isolate Cc75 chromosome 2, C_canadensis_v1, whole genome shotgun sequence DNA contains the following:
- the LOC122588473 gene encoding ycf20-like protein isoform X2, whose amino-acid sequence MISTPSRNKSHHRQHSWKIAFALNTGGLPNNGDQESINGDTPTGLGQTRLSRLVAAGSRQLLEKLNSARKNFPVKVFLLLLGFYTANALATILGQTGDWDVLVAGVVVAAIEGIGMLMYKKSKSVSSSSSKRRFESLIVMVNYWKAGVCLGLFVDAFKLGS is encoded by the exons ATGATATCAACACCCTCAAGGAACAAAAG TCACCACAGACAACATAGTTGGAAAATAGCTTTTGCGTTAAACACAGGTGGTTTACCAAACAATGGGGATCAGGAAAGCATCAATGGCGACACACCCACGGGGCTGGGTCAAACAAGATTGAGCCGGCTAGTGGCTGCAGGCTCAAGGCAGCTATTGGAGAAGCTAAACTCGGCTAGAAAGAACTTCCCCGTGAAGGTATTTCTTCTACTCCTTGGTTTTTACACTGCCAATGCACTGGCTACCATCCTTGGCCAGACCGGGGACTGGGATGTTTTAGTGGCGGGTGTCGTGGTGGCAGCAATTGAAGGGATAGGTATGCTTATGTATAAAAAGTCCAAATCTGTGTCTAGCAGTAGCAGTAAACGAAGGTTTGAGTCCCTAATAGTGATGGTAAACTATTGGAAGGCTGGTGTTTGCCTTGGGCTCTTTGTAGATGCCTTTAAATTGGGTAGTTAA
- the LOC122588473 gene encoding ycf20-like protein isoform X1: MASGIQILGLKCYSVSTFKDSVFHWKDKHSLFANISPSHHRQHSWKIAFALNTGGLPNNGDQESINGDTPTGLGQTRLSRLVAAGSRQLLEKLNSARKNFPVKVFLLLLGFYTANALATILGQTGDWDVLVAGVVVAAIEGIGMLMYKKSKSVSSSSSKRRFESLIVMVNYWKAGVCLGLFVDAFKLGS; the protein is encoded by the exons ATGGCTAGTGGAATTCAAATACTAGGTCTGAAATGCTATTCGGTTTCGACGTTTAAGGATTCGGTGTTTCACTGGAAAGATAAACATAGCTTATTCGCAAACATATCGCCTAG TCACCACAGACAACATAGTTGGAAAATAGCTTTTGCGTTAAACACAGGTGGTTTACCAAACAATGGGGATCAGGAAAGCATCAATGGCGACACACCCACGGGGCTGGGTCAAACAAGATTGAGCCGGCTAGTGGCTGCAGGCTCAAGGCAGCTATTGGAGAAGCTAAACTCGGCTAGAAAGAACTTCCCCGTGAAGGTATTTCTTCTACTCCTTGGTTTTTACACTGCCAATGCACTGGCTACCATCCTTGGCCAGACCGGGGACTGGGATGTTTTAGTGGCGGGTGTCGTGGTGGCAGCAATTGAAGGGATAGGTATGCTTATGTATAAAAAGTCCAAATCTGTGTCTAGCAGTAGCAGTAAACGAAGGTTTGAGTCCCTAATAGTGATGGTAAACTATTGGAAGGCTGGTGTTTGCCTTGGGCTCTTTGTAGATGCCTTTAAATTGGGTAGTTAA
- the LOC122588473 gene encoding ycf20-like protein isoform X3 has translation MDVSHHRQHSWKIAFALNTGGLPNNGDQESINGDTPTGLGQTRLSRLVAAGSRQLLEKLNSARKNFPVKVFLLLLGFYTANALATILGQTGDWDVLVAGVVVAAIEGIGMLMYKKSKSVSSSSSKRRFESLIVMVNYWKAGVCLGLFVDAFKLGS, from the exons ATGGATGTCAG TCACCACAGACAACATAGTTGGAAAATAGCTTTTGCGTTAAACACAGGTGGTTTACCAAACAATGGGGATCAGGAAAGCATCAATGGCGACACACCCACGGGGCTGGGTCAAACAAGATTGAGCCGGCTAGTGGCTGCAGGCTCAAGGCAGCTATTGGAGAAGCTAAACTCGGCTAGAAAGAACTTCCCCGTGAAGGTATTTCTTCTACTCCTTGGTTTTTACACTGCCAATGCACTGGCTACCATCCTTGGCCAGACCGGGGACTGGGATGTTTTAGTGGCGGGTGTCGTGGTGGCAGCAATTGAAGGGATAGGTATGCTTATGTATAAAAAGTCCAAATCTGTGTCTAGCAGTAGCAGTAAACGAAGGTTTGAGTCCCTAATAGTGATGGTAAACTATTGGAAGGCTGGTGTTTGCCTTGGGCTCTTTGTAGATGCCTTTAAATTGGGTAGTTAA